One genomic region from Sesamum indicum cultivar Zhongzhi No. 13 unplaced genomic scaffold, S_indicum_v1.0 scaffold00376, whole genome shotgun sequence encodes:
- the LOC105180168 gene encoding uncharacterized protein LOC105180168 has translation MPKLHGKMFAKPMVEGGQGIKDIGILNQALMTKKLCDVIRCDRTSIWVEWLQRGRHRNNSIWTVDEKGGSWTWRKMLRLRNLIQPMVELQIGDGRSFYLWKDLWHHLGPLITRFPHGPRLLGLDESTKLHMVIVDGQWHWPLITELECVQIIYTLPLIHGGEDRIIWRFPDGHPTAQALYWLLCPPGPKVGWTSLLSGSLKIPRHSFILWMAILEKLPTTDKPWFTPWRVYSL, from the coding sequence ATGCCAAAGTTGCATGGAAAGATGTTTGCAAAACCGATGGTGGAAGGGGGACAGGGTATAAAAGATATTGGTATACTCAACCAAGCTCTAATGACAAAGAAATTGTGTGACgtcattagatgtgaccgaacgtCTATCTGGGTAGAGTGGCTACAGCGTGGACGACATCGaaataattccatttggaCAGTTGATGAGAAGGGAGGATCGTGGACTTGGAGAAAGATGCTTCGACTACGCAACCTCATCCAACCAATGGTGGAGCTGCAAattggagatgggagaagCTTCTATCTTTGGAAGGATCTATGGCATCATCTTGGACCCCTGATTACTAGATTTCCACATGGACCGAGACTACTTGGGCTTGATGAATCTACAAAGCTTCATATGGTTATAGTTGACGGCCAATGGCACTGGCCTCTCATTACTGAATTGGAATGCGTTCAGATTATATACACATTACCCCTGATTCATGGTGGTGAGgatagaatcatttggcgGTTTCCCGATGGGCATCCCACTGCCCAAGCTCTGTACTGGCTTCTTTGCCCACCAGGACCAAAAGTAGGatggacttcactactttcaggtTCGTTGAAGATTCCACGACATTCCTTTATCTTATGGATGGCTATTCTGGAAAAATTACCTACAACGGATAAACCGTGGTTCACACCTTGGAGGGTGTATTCTTTGTGA